Proteins encoded within one genomic window of Gadus macrocephalus chromosome 18, ASM3116895v1:
- the oat gene encoding ornithine aminotransferase, mitochondrial isoform X2, translated as MNTGVEGGETACKLARKWAYTVKGVPKNQAKIIFAEGNFWGRTMAAISSSTDPSSYEGFGPFMPGFELIPYNDIPSLEKALQDPNVAAFMVEPIQGEAGVVVPDQGYLTKVRELCTQNNVLWIADEVQTGLARTGRRLAVDHEGVRPDIVILGKALSGGVYPISAVLCDDEVMLTIKPGEHGSTYGGNPLACQVAMAALEVMEEERLAENAEWMGRILRSELRKLPSEVVTSVRGKGLLNAIVIKETKDYDAWQVCLRLRDNGLLAKPTHGDIIRLAPPLIIKEHEVLECVEIIRKTIMSF; from the exons ATGAACACAG GGGTTGAGGGTGGAGAGACTGCCTGCAAGCTGGCCCGCAAATGGGCTTACACGGTGAAGGGCGTCCCCAAGAACCAGGCCAAAATCATCTTCGCTG AGGGAAACTTCTGGGGAAGAACCATGGCGGCCATCTCCAGCTCCACCGACCCCAGCAGCTACGAAGGCTTCGGGCCCTTCATGCCCGGCTTCGAGCTCATACCGTACAACGACATTCCCTCTCTAGAG AAGGCTCTCCAGGACCCCAACGTGGCGGCCTTCATGGTGGAGCCCATCCAGGGGGAGGCTGGGGTGGTGGTGCCCGACCAGGGCTACCTCACCAAAGTCAGGGAGCTCTGCACCCAGAACAAC GTTCTGTGGATCGCCGACGAGGTCCAGACCGGGCTGGCGCGGACGGGCAGGCGGCTGGCGGTAGACCACGAGGGGGTGCGCCCCGACATCGTCATCCTGGGAAAGGCTCTGTCCGGAGGGGTCTACCCG ATCTCGGCGGTGCTGTGTGACGACGAGGTGATGCTGACCATCAAGCCCGGAGAGCACGGCTCCACGTACGGCGGGAACCCGCTGGCGTGCCAGGTCGCCATGGCGGCGCTGGAG gtgatggaggaggaacgTCTGGCGGAGAACGCCGAGTGGATGGGCCGGATCCTGCGCTCGGAGCTGAGGAAGCTGCCCAGCGAGGTGGTGACCAGCGTCAGGGGGAAGGGCCTGCTCAACGCCATCGTCATCAAGGAGACTAAAG ATTACGACGCCTGgcaggtgtgtctgcgtctccGGGACAACGGACTCCTGGCCAAACCCACCCACGGTGACATCATccgcctggccccgcccctcatCATCAAGGAGCACGAAGTGTTGGAGTGCGTCGAAATCATCCGCAAGACCATCATGTCCTTCTAG